GTTTGGGATATGATGGTTTTCCTGCCAATGAACCAATCCAGACAATTGAAGAGTCCTTAACGAAAGCCTCAGATAGCGGCTATTCCGAAGGCAGGGCATTTATAGGATATGAACCTGGTAGCCAATACATGTATTCTGGGGCTGGCTATACGATATTGCAGTTACTGATAGAAGAAATCAGCGGACAATCTTTTAAAGAATTCATGGAGCAGGAGGTACTGAAGCCATTAAACATGGTACATTCTACTTTTGAATACCAGCAAAACCCATCCCCTCAATTTGTCCAGATTTTTAAGGATGATGGCACCATAAGACCTATGAACAAATTCACGGCTTTAGCTGCTGCAGGACTGTACACCAGCACAGGAGATTTAGCAAAATTTTTAATCGCTAACATTTCGGAAAACAGGGTCCTTTCTCAGGAAACTATTCAATCCATGGCCAAAGCGGAGACTTTTATTGGTGATATTGAGGTTTATGGCTTAGGTCCTCACCTTTACAGCCAAAATGATCCAAATTCCAAAATAATAGGACATGACGGCAGTGGAAATAATGCAATAAATACGGCCGCGAGAATTGATCTGGATTCTAAATCTGGAATTATCATTTTAGAAACAGGAAATAGAGATATGGCTTCCATTTTGGCTGATGAGTGGATGTTTTGGAAGGCTGGTATTGCGGACTTTGTGGTCATGCAGCGCAACATCCCCTTCCTTTTGACATTACTAGTAATTGGATACCTTTTAATAATCTCCTTTGGTGTCTTGATCATTCGAAAAAGGAATAAATTCCAGAAAACTGCTTCGATTTCCTAAGAGCGGGTATTTTCTTAAATTGTGGGTTATGAAAAAATCCATGAAAAGACAGCTATTAACCCTTTTAATAATCTTTCATGGAAATCTACTTCTGGGGCAAACTTCTTTGAATGAAATCAACCTCAATCATGGGGATTACAAGGTAGGTTTCAAACATTATACTGTCTCAGACAGCACGAGAACATATAGCCGAGCCTATGAATACACCAATCATAAAATAGCAAGACCGATACCGGTTAGCATTTGGTACCCTTCCGAACAGAAATTAGGAAATAAGTCCCCTTTGCAGGTTTTAAACTACTTTGAAATTTTAAAGGAAGAAGAGGAATGGGAAAACCTTCCCAACGATCAACTCTTAAATTGGTTCTACTACCCCAATACGCCTGAAAATCAACTTCATCTAAAAGAACAAACCAAGGCCTATTCAGAAATTGATTTTGCCAAAGGAAAATTCCCAGTGATCATTTACACTGCTAGCTTCCAGGCATCCTCAATTGAAAATTTTGCCCTATGTGAATTTCTAGCCAGCCATGGATACCTTGTGATTTCCAGTCCTAGCCGAGGAACGGATACTCGCTGGTTTAGCAATAATCTGGCTATGGAAATAGAAACACAAGCCCGGGATGTGGAGTTTTTGATCAAAGAAGCCGGCAATTTAGCTATAGCCGACTACAGCAAATTTGCAGTTATGGGTTTTAGCTTTGGGGGTTTATCCAACATCATAGCCCAAATGAGAAATGATCGTATCAAAGCTATAGTCAGTTTGGATGGGACGGAAAGGTATCAATATGAACTTCTTGAAAAATCACTATCCTTCAATCTCGATAAAATGGATGTGCCATATCTTCATATGGCCCAAAAAGACATTCCTGATATCGTATTGAAGGAGGATAAAATAGCGCCTGAGCTCAATTCAAAATTTGTGTTATATGACAGCGTCAGGAAAGGTCAAACCTATCGATTAAAATTTCATCATCTAACCCATTCTTATTTCAGTTCTCTCGGGATTCTTTTTAGTGAAAGAGACCCTCGGCAGGATAAAAGCGATCCTGAAATCATGGAGTCTTATAAATGGGTCTCAAATTATACATTGAATTTTTTAAACGCCTATTTAAAAGAAGACGAAAATGGAATGGCATTTTTGGAAACCAGACCAGAGGAAAACACATCGAAGGAAGGGTTAATAAGCCAAATGGTCAAACAAGGGGAACGCAAGGTTTTCAGTTTTCAGGATTTCAATGATTTAGCTTCAGAACAGAATTATGAAAACCTTTTTCAACTCTATAGCTCCATCTTAAAAGAACATCCTTCCTTGAAGCTACCTGAAGGAAACCTTAACACAATTGGGCTTCAACTAATTTTCAACCCTAAGACTTCCCAACAAGGCATCAATGTTTTCCAACTAGCAACTAAGCTTTATCCAAATTCTGCCAACCTTTATGATAGTCTCGCTGAGGGATATCTATTCTTGGGTAACAATGAAAAGGCTATTGAAAGCTTTCAGACATCACTCAATCTGAATCCAAATAACCAAAATGCCATTATACGACTAGAGCAGCTAAAAAATTAAATACTCCAGATTTTTCAATTCAGAAAGCAATTAATTACCCTCTCAATCCCCCTAAAACCAAATATTATTTTTCAAATTATCTCATCTCCTTGCACAGCTGAATTTACCAATGTATTTTCAGAAGCTTTTTACTATTGTCAATTACCGTTTTTTTTGAGTTTGAAAGTATAACATCGCCCATTTCCTATTTATCATCAATGAGCATAAAATGAAGAAATTTCCCAATGCCTTTGTCATAATTTTAGTAGCAATAATTTTTGGATGGATTCTGACTTTTTTAATTCCCAAAGGAACTTACCAACGGGAATTCAACCCTGAAACAGAACAAACTATAGTGGTTCCCAACTCCTATACACAACAAGACGCACCACATCTTTCTCCCTTTGATCTACTGTTAGCTATTCCCAGAGGTATTGCTGAAAGAGGAAGCTTAATTGTATTGATTCTATTGCTTGGAGGATGTTTCTATATCATAGAGAAGACAGGTGCATTAAATCAGGGCTTAAATCAATTAATCCTTCTTCTAAAAGGAAAGGAACTTTTAGCATTAATTACGCTTACCATCTTGTTTCTGGCAGCAGGTTTTACAATCGCAATGCAGGAAGAAATTATCGCTATGGTGCCTGTGCTCATGCTTTTTGGACGCTCTCTAGGATACAATCCATTGACTATTTTAAGTGCTACTTTCGGGTCTGCAACAGTGGGTGCAGCATTTAGCCCATTTAATGTTTTTGGAGTTGTAATAGCCCAACAAGAGGCCCAGTTGGAATTGCTTTCTGGCTTAGAATTCAGGTTAACATTTCTTCTGATCGCCTCTTTAGTTTGGATAGTAATTGTTGTCCAATATGCTAGAAAGCATCGGGTGGAGAAATCAACCTTAGTCTTAAATGTGAATGGCCTTACCAAAAGAAGTAAGCTCATATTATCCTTACTCGGTATCACATTTGGAATTGTGACTTACGGTCTGGTTAGTTTAGGTTGGGGTTTTGAAGAAATGTCGGCTTGCTTTTTTGCTTTAGGTTTAGTGTCTGGTCTCATCGCCAAATTCGGTATCAACAAGACCACCGAATTATATGTCGGTGGCTTTAAGGAAATGATTTTTGCCTGCGTCATCATAGGACTGGCCAATAGTATTTCACTTGTTTTAAGTGAGGGAGTTATTATTGATACGATTGTCCACGGATTATTTTCTCCTTTAAAAAATGTGCCTCCTTCTGTATCTGCAGTTTTAATGATGTTTTCCCAATCCATCCTACATTTCCCAATTCCTAGCTATTCCGGACAGGCTATTTTAACCATGCCTATTTTAACCCCCTTGTCTGATTTGATAGGGCTCTCCAGACAAGTAACCGTGCTGGCCTATCAATATGGCACGATCACAATGGACTTGATTGTACCCACCAATGGGGCATTAATGGCTGTGATCGCACTGGCGGGTGTAAAGTACAATGATTGGATCAAGTTTATTATCAAACCGGTTTTAATCATTTTTGCAATTGCTGCAGTAGCTATCCTGATTGGAATACAAATTGGATATCAGTAAAGCGACAAGGCAAGATTGAAATGATCTAAACTTCAACAAAAAAACCAGCCTATTCGACTGGTTTTCATTTTATAGACTTTCTAAAATCAGATTTTAGCTAAGGCGTTTGCTAAATCTTGTTTCAAATCCTCAGCATCTTCTACTCCTACACTTAGTCGGATCAGAGAATCAACCAACCCCACTTTTTCCCGCTCTTCTTTAGGAATACTCGCATGGGTCATAGAGGCAGGGTGTCCGCAAAGAGATTCTACTCCGCCCAGTGATTCTGCCAAAGCAAAAAGCTGAAAGTTCTCCATTACCTTGACTGCATCCTCTTGCTTATTGCCAACCAATGTAAATGAAATCATCCCCCCGAAATCACGCATTTGTTTTTTAGCAATGGCATGATTCGGGTGATCCTCAAATCCTGGCCAGTACACTTTATCTACTTTAGGATGCGTCTTTAAATAAGCTGCAATGGTTTTGCCATTTTGGCTATGACGCTCCATTCGCAAATGCAGGGTTTTGATGCCTCGAAGGACCAAGAAACAATCCTGAGGACCTGGTGTAGCACCGCAGGCATTCTGTATAAAGACCAGTTGGTCTGCAATTTCATCATCATTCAATACCAAGGCTCCCATCACCACATCAGAGTGCCCTCCCAAATATTTGGTTACAGAATGCATCACGATATCCGCTCCCTGATCCAAAGGGTTTTGAAGGTAGGGGGAAGCAAAAGTGTTATCCACTGCAAGCAGGACTTTATGTGCTTTGGCCACTTTAGCCACTCCTGCCACATCTATGATATTCATCATTGGGTTAGTTGGAGTCTCTACCCAAATCATTTTTGTCTTTTCGTTGATATACTCGGTGATGGATTCTGGATCGCCCATGGGAACGAAGTGGAATTTGATTCCATATCGCTCAAAAACCTTGGTAAACAGACGGTAGGTTCCACCATAAAGGTCATTGGTGGAAATAATCTCATCCCCTGGATTGAAGAGTTTCACCACGGCATCAATAGCACCTAAACCGGAGGAGAAGCAAATTCCATGTTTTCCATTTTCCAGCGCAGCCAGGTTATTCTGTAATGCAGTTCGGGTTGGGTTGTGCGTTCGGGAGTACTCATACCCATTATGATCGCCTGGAGAGCGCTGCACATAAGTGGAAGTCTGATAAATCGGAGTCATAATGGCTCCGGTGCTTGGATCTGGCTCTACTCCTGCGTGGATGGCTTTGGTTCCAAATTTCATATCTATCTGGGGTTTTATTCTTTTTGAATCTTGTTAAAGGAATTTTTCCTTCCTAATAGGGTGTATTCGGGTTTCACTTGCTAAACTTGCAAGCGCTGGGAAGAATACTCTTTCCCAAAGCTGATCAAAGATGACAAAAAAGGGCAGTATTTTCAAAACAATTTCCTCCTACTTTGGACATCACCCTACGGGCATCCTAGCCTGGCTTTGGGTCACATGTATGCCATTTATCGGCTCTGCGATTTTTGCGGTGAACTATGATTTCCTATCAAAATATAGCCTTAGCCAAGCCATAGATTTCTTAGTATATGTCATTATCGGAGCATTACTTATGGGATTGGCCTTGCTTCCCACCACATTGATCGCTTTAGCTTCAGGCTTTTATTTCGGTTGGGTTTCCCTACCTTTTTTAATTTTAGGTTACTCCTTGGCTTCCGTAATAGGTTATGGTATAGGTAAATTGATCAATACTGATCTCTCAGAAAAAGTCTTTAAGAAAAATCCCAAGTTCAAAGCAGAGGTTGAGGCACGAAAAGAAAAAGAAGGTTCCTTAGTGTTTTTTGTACGTATCAGTCCTGTCGTACCTTTTGCTATTTCCAATTTCCTTTTTGCTTCCCTAAAAGTCAGTATTGCAAAAGTGCTGATTTATGGAATTCCTGGGATGCTCACCCGAACTGTCATTGCATTCAGCTTGGGAGTAGCTGCAAGTTCCTATCTCGCCGCCAAAGAATCTCTAAACACTCCTCTTCAATGGGCAATAGGATTGGGTCTATTGATAGTCGGAGTATGGGGGATTTATGGATATGTGAAAAAGAGTAAGCGACCTCAGTAAGCAGCTTGCCTACTGGAGGTAGGTTGCAGTAAGCAGTAATCAGTCATTCTAAATGTCAGCCTGAGCACTGGAGCGACAAAAGTCGCGTATATCGAAGGCATTATTGATGTCGGTCGCAGTAGGCATCTTGAAGATTTTAAAATCTCTGCAAATCAAAACGTATTTGGGATCGCGAAAGGAGAAAGATAATCACGCTTTAACGGTAAATTGTATGAGTAGTGGCAGATTCCGTGGTACTTTCTTGTCAAACTACTATGTGGTTATAGTTGGCTACAAACTTTACTATTTGCCGTATTGCCTACCATTACTTATACAAAATGTTAGCAAACGTTTCTAACTTGGTCTATTTGTGTAGACTATTAATTATTTAACTGTTGGTAGTATATATTCACCATCGATGATAGATTGCCCGGGCATATATACACGAAAGTTTATCCAAAATGTCTCTGTAGGAATGACCAATTGATTTTCTGAATTATCAAAATCCTCTTGAAAAACATATGTTATAGTGAATGATTTTCCATCAGGATTTAACTTGATATCCCTGTTACTAAGAGTAGAACCCATATCTGTTTTTAGGTACTGGTCATCACCATACACTGTAATAGAATAAAAGCCCAATTCAGGATTGACCATTTCAGGTACTGCATAGGTCACTTGATATTTGTTTCCTTTATTCACATCATACTTGCCCGTTAAATACACCGCATCTTTATCAGGTAAAAGTCCGGTGCCAATAGCAACACCTCTGTTGCGGTCTTCTAACGAAACCGGATTATCTATAGTGCCCATTGTGCCCATGATACCTTGCTGGTTGGCAATCTCAACATATTTCTGATGAATTTTATTGAACTCGTCCATGTTCCACTTAGTCGCCCTAAATGGTTTTGGTTGATATCCGTCTAAGTATTCAATTTTCAATTGATTCTGGAATTCACTTGATTTTTTTACATCTTCAGGGTCTTTAGAATCTACCTGTGTTCTTACATTGGCTACAAAATAGTCACTAGTAACCGATGCCGGAATAACATATCGTCCGGGTCCATAGAAAACTTTGTAAGTTACGTGATCGTGATTCCATATGTGCAATGACATATAACGTCCATCAGTTTCCGGTAGGGTAATTGCTACATCACCACCTCCATCTAAAATGGAAAATGAATATTTCGTATCACGGTTCATCATCGGAGCAGGTTGCTTATCCAGCTCCATGATATCATAATGATGATGCCAATTGGTGTTATTTGCTCCTTGCTCAAACTCTCTTTGCATGGCCATGTCTGCCATCGCCAATGCATAATTCTCTTCGTTTACACTAACGGTAGCTTGGTCATCTGTCATTTCTTTAACATCAGACAGTTTTTCAGTTTTGTTCTTTTTATTTGATGAATTACATCCGCTCAATAGCTGAGCTAAGATTGAAAAAAGGATTAAGATTCTCATAATTTCAAGTTTTAATGTATAAAATATTCAATTATTTTCTGTTTTGAAATGTATGAGTAGTGGCAGATTGTAGGCTTCTTCCCTGCCAAACCGCTTTGCAGTAAAAGTGGGCTACAAACCTTGATATTTAGCACTTTCCCTGCCATTACTTATTCAAAATGTTGGCAAGAGTTTTTATTCTTCTAACAATTCAAATTTTATGGTTTCGGTAGCAGTTTTCATATAGTCCAAAATTGCTTCTTTACTTTCTGGACGATAAAGCCTTATTAGAATTGCCCATCCATCAACTACGTCGATATTGTTTTTAGCATCAGGACAGTTGAAATGGAAGGTGTAGGTGCCATCTGCATTTGCTTCAGCCATTCTGTTGTTTAGCGCAAAGTTGTCAGTAGCAATCCACCCTTCTTTATTATAAGTAGTAACAGAGAAGAATCCTCCTTTATCAAATTGTATAGGTGGAACGGGGAGTGTTAAGGAGGCACATTTTCCTTCTTGAATTTCATTACTTGGTTGAATCGTATTAAGATATGCAGCATGTTCTACCGGCAGACCAAAAATGCCAACAGCAGAAGCTATTAAAAATTGTAATGAGTCAACTTCTTCTTTGGAGCCGAAATAAAACTCCGGTTTATTTGCTTCAGCCATTCTGCCTTTCAATCTTACTCTTGTTTCGTCCAAAGTTTTTGTATCAAATCCTTTGGCTTGGTAAGGTTTACTTGAGTTGGCTAAAATCTGAACTTTGTTTTGGTGTTCATGTGCTTCTGCATAACCCAATGAGTCTAGGGTTCGAACACCTGTTCTCATATTAAGGAATATGTGATTTCCAAGAGCTACATCTTTTGTAGTAAAGGTTTTGGATTCGCCAGGATAAACGACTCCAATAGTGTACTCATTTTCATCAATAACCTGAATGACAGAATAGACATCCCAATCAGGATTGACCAACGTCGCACCTTCGGAAATATCTACTACTGCGTGAGAATACATGACGTCTTGATTCTCTCTAACTACGAATTGATTGTCTTTATCTGACATTTTTCTGGAATGCCTGAAAGTGTTTACCTCATATTCTTTAGAGTGATTGACCATGTATAAGTCGGTCTCTGCGATGGTAAAGTTGATTTCATCCACCAAAATTTTACCGTCTTCCGTGTATTCTTTTGCATAGGCTGGTTTTTCATTTTCTTTTGTTTTCTTCCCGCTATTGCAGGAAAGTAGAGCTAAACCAATTAAGGCAATTGCTAATTTTTTCATCGTAATAATCTTTTAATGAATAACTGTAATTAATTACTTCGGGTAAAGCAAAATCACCATCAAGCACAGATTTTTCCCGTCAGTATATTCTTGTTGTTTAATTTAATTCTGACTAATGGTAAAATTACTAAATCCTAAAAAATTGTATATGAGAATTATACGGATTTATAGAAAGTGGGAGAAATTCAATAGCTCTTGTAGGAATTGATACCTTTTCTTCATCAAATTCGGGCGGGCTAGTGTGGGGAATGTTTGCCAACTTATTTATTGTCACTACAAAACCATCTTTATTTTCCTGATTCGGGTAAATAGTTACTGTTTTCTCTGCTATTATTTTTTTTCTTCTCAACTATCGTAACAAATACATCTTTCCATAACCTTTCTTAAAGGCCTTGTCACCGGCAGTAGGTCGATGCTCCATAAACTGCCCATCTTTTCTAACTAGAACGCGGTAGATATAAACCCCATTTGCTAGTTGATCACCGAATTCATCTTTCCCATCCCAGGCATATTCTGTGATATTATTTCCGATTCTTAAAGGTCCCAGTTCGTTTTGCAAAATCTCCCGAACCACCTTTCCAGTCACAGTCATAATCTGAATCTTGATTTCGTCGGGTACCTCAGCACCTGTTACTGTAAACACAAAGCGAACGCTCGTACTAAATGGATTAGGATAGGGATAGAAATTAGTAATCTGGGACTCATTGATCACCTCAAAACTTATTTCATAGGGCTCCTCGGAATCCGCATTTGCCACCCTCAGGGTGTACATCCCATCTTCTAAAGGTCCAGGCAAAAAGGAAACTTTAAAGCGGGCATCTTCAGAAGCTGGAGACCAATTGAGATTAGGATCAGAAAAATTCACTCGCTTGTACTCACAGCTCTCACAGTTTTGCTTGAGGAAAATATCCAAGCCCACAGTATCCTTTTTATAAAGTAGCGTTTGATCATTGATCAACTGGGCTGTCACCATTACAGTTGGAGAAACGATATCTCCATCCATAATGTAAATACCATCAAAATTCACATCCAATACAGAGCTACTTTCATCAGCCTCCACCAAAACATAGGGACCAAAGTCCACCTGATTATTCCTAAAAGTCTGCTCCTGCTGAATCCTTGGATTGGCAAAGACTTCCAGTTCGTTTACTCCTCCCTTTCCTATAGAGCTAAAATCAATGGCAAATTCGAAAGACTCTCCTGCTTTGAGCGCAGGGAATTTTTTGGAGAATTCCTCCACCTTTTTAGAAGCTACGTTTGTCCACTTCCAGTTTACCTGAATGGAATCCAAGAAATTGTATTTAGAAATATTTTTAAAGCTCATTCCAATACTGGTCTGCTCCCCTTCCCTCAAATTGATTTGTTCCTGGGATGTATTCACCGTCAAAGCTCCCTCTGGAACGCCAGAATAATTCACCTGCCACCTATCGAGTTGAGCCGGAGCTGTGGAGTTTGGGTCATTCATTCTATATCTCAGCCTCAAATAAGGATAGGTTTCTGCATCAATGAAATCCAAGGCTATTTCCTCTTCATAAGTGTTTTCCAAGATCAGCTCTTCGCTTCCGTCATTTTTGACACCCAATACATCGAAATAGGTGAATTCCTCTTCGTTGATCCAAGTTCTTGCATTGACATTTTGAAAAAATCGTTCCCAATTAGAAGCCGGACCTACTCTAGGAGTAATGATCATGCCTTGTGTGAAATAACCTTCCAGATCGGTCTTAAAGGATAGGGTCTGTTGATTTGGAGGAAATTCCTGATTTGATTTACCGATGATCTCCATCGCCTCTCCAGGATTCATTCCTTTCTGCCCATACAGAATATAAGGGTCACCAGTTTGTAAATTTCTTAGTGTAGCTTCATTAGCTCCAAACTCTTTGAGCAAAGCATAAGCTTCATCTGGCCAAGCATCAAAAGTTACATTTCCAACAGAAAAAATCACTACAAAATCTCCTTCTTTGACGCCTTTCACATATTGCTCCAAGACGGTTTGACCTGGTGTAGTTATCCAAGAATTCTGAATACTCTGAATCACCTGAGGAACTCTACCACAAGCTCGCGAATCAAGAATATCGAAACCCGGAACCGGAATAGCGAGGTAAGGCATCAGGCTTTTTTGATCAAAAGCCACCAAGCCCAACGAACCGTTCGGGCAGAGTCTGCTATTCGCATTATTAACATTATCGATAATCTGAGGCACCTGATCCAGATAAAACTGGGTATTTCTAAAACTCAAGGTATCCACACCTGCACCGACGGTAAACACCTCAAAACCCAACTTCTTATCCACGTATTTAAAGGCGTTCCGCTGTGGGTTCACCTCCAGGTTTTCCAATTGATTTTCTTCCAACTGGGAAATCGTTCTTTGTGTCCATCCTGATGGGCCATTGGGTATCAAGGAAAAACTGGATTGGGTCCAGGCATCATTTTCTCCCGCCTGTGGTTCCTGAAATTTACTTCTCCAGAAATAGGTTGCAGAATCCCCTGAGCTCATCAAACTCACAGGCCAATCGACCAAACCACTAGTGGTAATACGAATCTCTTTTCTAAAGGCCGAATTGAAGTTGGATGTGGAGTCTAACTGCAGGATGATTGTCCTTTCCTCATTGGTTTTGCCCGGAATCTGAGAGACTAAATTGACATCAGTTTCAGAGACTATTCCATAGTTTAATGGATATAAATTCATCGTTCCGCTCAAAGGAATAAACTCTGTCACAGAAATAGAATTATTGGTGTAAGTCAGTTCAGGAATTGACCTGGCTTTGTTTACTTCCAGCGTAAAAACATTGTCACCAGCTGCGTTGATCCCAATGTTTGGTACAGAAAAAACCAGCGTATCCTTTCTCGATACATAAGGAATTTCAATGGCATCGTAAGAAAATTCGGTCCCGTCAGGAAGCTTTCTTTTAATTTGATAGGTTACAGAATCCGTATTGACAATCCCGATATTTCTCAAAACAAAAGTCAGCTTGATACTATCCGAAAGTGCATTGAGTGGATCCTCATTAAAGCTTTCGAAGAAAACCTCGGTCTCATCCAGAGAATAATCCGCTTTGTCCGCGGGGAACATACGAACGCCAGGGTCTCCCAAAAGCACCATTTGCTCCATATGTGAATAACTCAAAGGCGAGGTTCCATAGCGATTTACAAAATCAATCTCGCCAAGCTGCTTTACCTCTCCTACTGTCTTATAAATACTGCTGCTATCAGCAAAAGCTGTGGAATAGAAAGAATCAGAATATCGATTTAGGATGACATCTACTCCAATTGCGGTATTTGCCATCACATTGGAAGCGCCTTTCTCCGGAGTAATCACCCAGTCCTCACTTTGGGTGTACACGGTTCCATATGCATTTCCATAATCACAGCCATTGAAAAGCATCACAGGATACTTTCCTCTGTTTTGATAATTTAGTGTAGGGTCTGAGGCAAATCCGATTTCAATATCGATCACAGTCGGCGAACCATGACCAAAAAAAGTCACTAATGATCTACCCTCATTAAGATCCCCGGTGATATCAATCAATTCCA
Above is a window of Algoriphagus machipongonensis DNA encoding:
- the porU2 gene encoding putative type IX secretion system sortase PorU2, producing the protein MKKALIHILPILLLLLSSEAFAQQVAWYSYDQTYYKIPTAKDGIYRISPDVLTASGIDINNLDPRNIQLFHRGKEVAIYISGEDDGKLDPSDYIDFYGIRNDGTLDSLLYTKFDKLPNPYFNTHSDTTAFFLTVSLGQQGMRMNQRNAPQANQPIVNSYASEKLEVFGEQYSLGVGYAFDFRLSSYDQGQGWMSTLIRKGDSRQVTFSGLGSPRNSGTAQLEIGLVGRSLHNHVARISAGPNANSQRVIQTQNYYGYEYPQLTIPLNMSDFNPDGSLVITLESIGTEGADNQSIAYAKIVYQENVVNGEFDTELFILPPGNQQIKIPQVTGNYEALEISDYYQPEKVELLQSGGELSFQGAIVGDSSKVWVQSEASLIPVERMKTVNFKNYLSQEADYILVGHHALEIPADQFQNPLQSYAEHRASPLGGGYKTLTIFMEEIYDQYGYGEEGPTALFEFLRTYYPAHQPTHLLLAGRSLTMYSTARQNGVNYFYRNNPSAFSFQNLVPPGGYPTADNNFVVGLDPSQPLVPAMAVGRIPAKNSQHLADYLSKAIEKDAVGVSEPWQKELIHLSGGVSEFELNRYFNFLNNYKTIAEGLYLGGNVTTYRKRSNSTVELIDITGDLNEGRSLVTFFGHGSPTVIDIEIGFASDPTLNYQNRGKYPVMLFNGCDYGNAYGTVYTQSEDWVITPEKGASNVMANTAIGVDVILNRYSDSFYSTAFADSSSIYKTVGEVKQLGEIDFVNRYGTSPLSYSHMEQMVLLGDPGVRMFPADKADYSLDETEVFFESFNEDPLNALSDSIKLTFVLRNIGIVNTDSVTYQIKRKLPDGTEFSYDAIEIPYVSRKDTLVFSVPNIGINAAGDNVFTLEVNKARSIPELTYTNNSISVTEFIPLSGTMNLYPLNYGIVSETDVNLVSQIPGKTNEERTIILQLDSTSNFNSAFRKEIRITTSGLVDWPVSLMSSGDSATYFWRSKFQEPQAGENDAWTQSSFSLIPNGPSGWTQRTISQLEENQLENLEVNPQRNAFKYVDKKLGFEVFTVGAGVDTLSFRNTQFYLDQVPQIIDNVNNANSRLCPNGSLGLVAFDQKSLMPYLAIPVPGFDILDSRACGRVPQVIQSIQNSWITTPGQTVLEQYVKGVKEGDFVVIFSVGNVTFDAWPDEAYALLKEFGANEATLRNLQTGDPYILYGQKGMNPGEAMEIIGKSNQEFPPNQQTLSFKTDLEGYFTQGMIITPRVGPASNWERFFQNVNARTWINEEEFTYFDVLGVKNDGSEELILENTYEEEIALDFIDAETYPYLRLRYRMNDPNSTAPAQLDRWQVNYSGVPEGALTVNTSQEQINLREGEQTSIGMSFKNISKYNFLDSIQVNWKWTNVASKKVEEFSKKFPALKAGESFEFAIDFSSIGKGGVNELEVFANPRIQQEQTFRNNQVDFGPYVLVEADESSSVLDVNFDGIYIMDGDIVSPTVMVTAQLINDQTLLYKKDTVGLDIFLKQNCESCEYKRVNFSDPNLNWSPASEDARFKVSFLPGPLEDGMYTLRVANADSEEPYEISFEVINESQITNFYPYPNPFSTSVRFVFTVTGAEVPDEIKIQIMTVTGKVVREILQNELGPLRIGNNITEYAWDGKDEFGDQLANGVYIYRVLVRKDGQFMEHRPTAGDKAFKKGYGKMYLLR